One segment of Papaver somniferum cultivar HN1 unplaced genomic scaffold, ASM357369v1 unplaced-scaffold_81, whole genome shotgun sequence DNA contains the following:
- the LOC113345384 gene encoding putative F-box protein At1g58310 — protein MDLINGKLMKGQNSVSGAEEDRISLLPDSLLHYIISFLDNKCVARTSLLSKRWSHIWTSIPTLDFQFPDNSSETTKFMDFVDRTLLLHDFSSIKKFSLHWFWSENHLNACKINSWISAVKKHKVEEISIFLHQLLPGSIPLALFTSKSLVTLELNIQPNICLPVYISFPMLKRLKLCEVKFSDEWSNGQLFSSFPVLEDLVLECCTSHMKNFCISIPALKLLTFENHYEQEDCLKDCSLRIHAPSLVFLTYLSGVPKEFILSAFPTLVEAEVSFLVDEDCYG, from the coding sequence ATGGATTTGATAAATGGGAAGCTAATGAAGGGACAGAACAGCGTAAGTGGGGCAGAAGAAGATAGGATCAGTTTATTACCTGACTCGCTTCTTCATTACATCATTTCCTTTCTTGATAACAAGTGTGTTGCTCGTACTAGCTTATTATCTAAGCGATGGAGTCACATTTGGACCTCTATTCCTACCCTTGATTTTCAATTCCCTGACAATTCTTCAGAGACCACTAAATTTATGGATTTTGTAGATAGAACGTTGCTTCTTCACGATTTCTCAAGTATAAAGAAGTTCTCTCTCCACTGGTTTTGGAGCGAGAATCATTTGAATGCTTGTAAGATTAATTCATGGATTTCTGCTGTCAAAAAGCATAAAGTTGAAGAGATCAGTATTTTTCTACACCAACTGCTCCCCGGTTCTATTCCTCTGGCTCTTTTTACTAGTAAATCACTAGTTACTTTGGAGCTAAATATACAACCGAATATCTGTCTTCCCGTGTACATCTCTTTTCCGATGCTCAAACGTCTTAAACTTTGTGAAGTCAAATTCAGCGACGAATGGTCGAATGGGCAGCTCTTTTCTAGTTTCCCAGTGCTTGAAGATTTGGTTCTGGAATGCTGCACTTCTCATATGAAGAATTTCTGTATTTCAATTCCTGCATTGAAACTCTTGACATTTGAAAATCATTATGAACAGGAAGATTGTTTAAAAGATTGCTCTCTCAGGATTCATGCACCTAGTCTTGTTTTTCTAACTTATCTGAGTGGTGTTCCGAAGGAATTTATCTTGTCTGCCTTTCCAACACTAGTTGAAGCAGAGGTTTCATTTTTGGTTGACGAAGATTGTTATGGTTAA